A part of Micromonospora chersina genomic DNA contains:
- a CDS encoding universal stress protein, giving the protein MPMNRPVVVGVDGSSTSLTAAEHAARAAVARSRPLHLVHGYLHPLGYGVPLNPYDLGVPGPTEESRKMLEQVAADVVGRHPTLRVEVRQVAGGPGATLVEESRRAELVVVGSRGVGGFAGLLLGSVSNQVAQHAHCPVLVVRPAEQPIPVRGPVLVGVDGSEVAGHAVRLAADEAVRRDADLVLVHVRTPERGAVAPDAAAEATAAGQAESAELLAGAAARIRADHPVLSVVERPVVGASPEQALIEASGEAALVVVGSRGRGGFAGLLLGSVSQALVQHAHCPVLVAHPYEPADD; this is encoded by the coding sequence ATGCCGATGAACCGACCTGTCGTGGTGGGTGTCGACGGATCGTCGACCAGCCTCACCGCCGCCGAACACGCCGCCCGGGCCGCCGTGGCGCGGTCCCGGCCGCTGCACCTGGTGCACGGCTACCTGCATCCCCTCGGCTACGGCGTGCCGCTCAACCCGTACGACCTCGGGGTGCCGGGGCCCACCGAGGAGTCGCGGAAGATGTTGGAGCAGGTGGCCGCCGACGTGGTGGGCCGGCATCCGACGCTGCGGGTGGAGGTGCGCCAGGTGGCCGGTGGCCCCGGCGCCACGCTTGTCGAGGAGTCCCGCCGGGCGGAGCTCGTGGTGGTGGGCAGCCGGGGGGTGGGCGGCTTCGCGGGGCTGCTGCTCGGCTCGGTCAGCAACCAGGTGGCGCAGCACGCCCACTGCCCGGTGCTGGTGGTCCGCCCGGCGGAGCAGCCGATCCCGGTGCGGGGCCCGGTGCTGGTCGGGGTGGACGGGTCCGAGGTGGCCGGGCACGCCGTCCGGCTCGCCGCCGACGAGGCGGTCCGCCGGGACGCCGACCTCGTGCTGGTGCACGTGCGCACGCCGGAGCGGGGTGCGGTGGCGCCCGACGCCGCGGCGGAGGCCACCGCCGCCGGGCAGGCCGAGTCCGCCGAGCTGCTGGCCGGGGCGGCCGCCCGGATCCGCGCGGACCATCCGGTGCTGAGCGTCGTCGAGCGGCCGGTGGTGGGCGCCTCCCCGGAGCAGGCGCTCATCGAGGCGAGCGGGGAGGCGGCGCTGGTGGTGGTCGGCTCCCGGGGCCGGGGCGGCTTCGCCGGGCTGCTGCTCGGCTCGGTCAGCCAGGCGCTGGTGCAGCACGCCCACTGCCCGGTGCTGGTGGCGCACCCGTACGAGCCGGCCGACGACTGA
- a CDS encoding FMN reductase, producing MTRRTLAVVSAGLGQPSSTRLLADQLAAAARDELVRRGAEVEIRTVELREHAHDVVNHMLTGFPPAALREALDTVAGADGLIAVTPIFNASYSGLFKSFFDVVEKEALADRPVLIGATGGTARHSLALEHAVRPMFAYLRAVVLPTAVFAAPEDWAGDGDDSALRARIRRAGTELAEQVDRRPAATGPADPFALTTSFENLLAGRDPA from the coding sequence ATGACCCGCCGTACCCTGGCCGTGGTCTCCGCCGGCCTCGGCCAGCCGTCGTCGACCCGGCTGCTCGCCGACCAGCTCGCCGCGGCCGCCCGCGACGAGCTGGTCCGGCGCGGCGCCGAGGTGGAGATCCGCACGGTCGAGCTGCGCGAGCACGCCCACGACGTGGTGAACCACATGCTCACCGGCTTCCCGCCGGCCGCCCTCCGCGAGGCGCTGGACACCGTCGCCGGCGCGGACGGGCTGATCGCGGTCACCCCGATCTTCAACGCCTCGTACAGCGGGCTGTTCAAGTCGTTCTTCGACGTGGTCGAGAAGGAGGCGCTGGCCGACCGGCCGGTCCTCATCGGGGCCACCGGCGGCACCGCCCGGCACTCGCTCGCCCTGGAGCACGCGGTCCGGCCGATGTTCGCGTACCTGCGGGCCGTGGTGTTGCCCACGGCGGTCTTCGCCGCGCCCGAGGACTGGGCCGGCGACGGCGACGACAGCGCGTTGCGGGCCCGGATCCGGCGGGCCGGCACGGAGCTGGCCGAGCAGGTCGACCGCCGCCCGGCGGCCACCGGCCCGGCCGACCCGTTCGCCCTCACCACCAGCTTCGAGAACCTGCTCGCGGGCCGCGACCCGGCCTGA
- a CDS encoding LLM class flavin-dependent oxidoreductase: MQFGVFTVGDVTVDPTNGRLPSEHERIKAMVAIALKAEEVGLDVFATGEHHNPPFVPSSPTTMLGHIAARTERLLLSTATTLITTNDPVKIAEDYAMLQHLADGRVDLMMGRGNTGPVYPWFGQDIRNGIPLAIENYDLLHRLWREDVVDWKGRFRTPLQSFTSTPRPLDGVPPFVWHGSIRSPEIAEQAAYYGDGFFANHIFWPKEHTQRMVALYRQRFAHYGHGSADQAIVGLGGQVFMRKNSQDAVREFRPYFDNAPVYGHGPSLEEFTRETPLTVGSPQQVIDRTLGFREYVGDYQRQLFLMDHAGLPLKTVLEQLDILGEEVVPVLRKEFDSLRPAHVPEAPTHASLLAAAGGAKDSTVHAVDDVTGKAPEEAR; encoded by the coding sequence ATGCAGTTCGGAGTCTTCACCGTCGGCGACGTCACGGTCGACCCGACCAACGGGCGGCTGCCGTCCGAGCATGAGCGGATCAAGGCCATGGTGGCCATCGCGCTCAAGGCCGAGGAGGTCGGGCTGGACGTGTTCGCCACCGGCGAGCACCACAACCCGCCGTTCGTGCCGTCGTCGCCCACGACCATGCTGGGCCACATCGCCGCCCGCACCGAGCGGCTGCTGCTGTCGACCGCGACCACGCTGATCACCACGAACGACCCGGTGAAGATCGCCGAGGACTACGCGATGCTCCAGCACCTGGCCGACGGCCGGGTGGACCTCATGATGGGCCGCGGCAACACCGGCCCGGTCTACCCCTGGTTCGGGCAGGACATCCGCAACGGCATCCCGCTCGCCATCGAGAACTACGACCTGCTGCACCGGCTGTGGCGGGAGGACGTGGTCGACTGGAAGGGCCGGTTCCGCACCCCGCTGCAGTCGTTCACCTCGACCCCGCGCCCGCTCGACGGCGTGCCGCCGTTCGTCTGGCACGGCTCGATCCGCAGCCCCGAGATCGCCGAGCAGGCCGCGTACTACGGCGACGGCTTCTTCGCCAACCACATCTTCTGGCCGAAGGAGCACACCCAGCGGATGGTCGCGCTCTACCGGCAGCGCTTCGCGCACTACGGCCACGGCTCCGCCGACCAGGCCATCGTCGGCCTCGGCGGCCAGGTGTTCATGCGGAAGAACTCGCAGGACGCGGTGCGCGAGTTCCGGCCGTACTTCGACAACGCCCCGGTCTACGGGCACGGGCCGTCGCTGGAGGAGTTCACCCGGGAGACCCCGCTGACCGTCGGCAGCCCGCAGCAGGTCATCGACCGGACGCTGGGCTTCCGCGAGTACGTCGGCGACTACCAGCGCCAGCTCTTCCTCATGGACCACGCCGGACTGCCGCTGAAGACCGTCCTGGAGCAGCTCGACATCCTGGGGGAGGAGGTCGTCCCGGTGCTGCGCAAGGAGTTCGACTCGCTGCGCCCCGCGCACGTGCCCGAGGCGCCCACGCACGCCTCGCTGCTCGCCGCGGCGGGCGGCGCCAAGGACAGCACCGTCCACGCCGTCGACGACGTCACCGGTAAGGCGCCCGAGGAGGCCCGATGA
- a CDS encoding ubiquitin-like small modifier protein 1, translating to MVTVLLPGPLRPEAGGESRLTVAAAGTLGAVLDELAATWPRLARRIRDERGELRRYVNVYVDGEDCRHAGGLDAQVPDDAEIQILPSVAGG from the coding sequence GTGGTCACCGTGCTGCTGCCCGGCCCGCTCCGGCCCGAGGCGGGCGGGGAGAGCCGCCTGACCGTGGCCGCCGCCGGCACCCTGGGGGCGGTCCTCGACGAGCTGGCCGCCACCTGGCCCCGACTGGCCCGCCGGATCCGCGACGAGCGGGGCGAGCTGCGCCGCTACGTCAACGTCTACGTCGACGGCGAGGACTGCCGCCACGCCGGCGGCCTGGACGCCCAGGTCCCGGACGATGCCGAGATCCAGATCCTCCCGTCGGTGGCCGGCGGCTGA
- a CDS encoding WD40/YVTN/BNR-like repeat-containing protein yields the protein MTTLLAIGTGKGLFLATSTDRRDWTVSGPHFPMTGVYAVAVDKRSGRPRLLAGMTSSHFGPSVATSDDLGGSWQEPEQAPVAFPADTGASLGRVWQLTPAGPDQPDVVWAGTEPSALFRSEDGGRSFSLVRALWDHPHREQWAAGFGGQAVHSVLPHPRDPGRMAVAMSTGGVYRTEDAGASWAPGNTGIRAYFLPDEWPEFGQCVHKIARDAGDPERLYAQNHHGVYRSDDDGLSWTSIAAGLPSDFGFPIVAHPSRPGTVYAFPLTADGERFPTDRRCRVYRSADAGESWEPLTAGLPEGPFYPSVLRDAMCADDHDPAGVYFGTRSGEVYASADDGDSWSRVAAHLPDVLCVRAAEV from the coding sequence ATGACGACGCTGCTCGCGATCGGCACCGGCAAGGGACTCTTCCTGGCCACCAGCACCGACCGGCGCGACTGGACGGTGAGCGGCCCGCACTTCCCCATGACCGGGGTGTACGCGGTCGCCGTCGACAAGCGTTCCGGCCGGCCCCGGCTGCTGGCCGGAATGACCAGCTCGCACTTCGGCCCCAGCGTGGCCACCAGCGACGACCTGGGCGGCTCGTGGCAGGAGCCCGAGCAGGCGCCGGTGGCGTTCCCGGCCGACACCGGGGCCAGCCTGGGGCGGGTCTGGCAGCTGACCCCGGCCGGCCCGGACCAGCCCGACGTGGTCTGGGCGGGCACCGAACCGTCCGCGCTGTTCCGCTCCGAGGACGGCGGGCGCAGCTTCAGCCTGGTCCGGGCGCTCTGGGACCACCCCCACCGCGAGCAGTGGGCCGCCGGCTTCGGCGGGCAGGCCGTCCACAGTGTGCTGCCGCACCCGCGCGACCCGGGCCGGATGGCGGTGGCGATGTCCACCGGCGGGGTCTACCGCACCGAGGACGCCGGGGCGAGCTGGGCGCCGGGCAACACCGGCATCCGGGCGTACTTCCTCCCCGACGAGTGGCCCGAGTTCGGCCAGTGCGTCCACAAGATCGCCCGGGACGCCGGCGACCCCGAGCGCCTCTACGCGCAGAACCACCACGGGGTCTACCGCTCCGACGACGACGGGCTCAGCTGGACCTCGATCGCCGCGGGCCTGCCCAGCGACTTCGGCTTCCCGATCGTCGCCCACCCGTCCCGCCCCGGCACCGTCTACGCCTTCCCGCTGACCGCCGACGGCGAGCGGTTCCCGACCGACCGGCGCTGCCGGGTCTACCGCTCCGCCGACGCCGGGGAGAGCTGGGAGCCCCTGACCGCCGGCCTGCCCGAGGGGCCGTTCTACCCCTCGGTGCTGCGCGACGCCATGTGCGCCGACGACCACGACCCCGCCGGGGTCTACTTCGGCACCCGCTCGGGCGAGGTCTACGCCAGCGCCGACGACGGCGACTCCTGGTCGCGGGTCGCCGCGCACCTGCCCGACGTGCTCTGTGTCCGGGCCGCGGAGGTCTGA
- a CDS encoding DNA-3-methyladenine glycosylase, with protein sequence MTATDLSALSDLLAGPVVPAARGLLGCRLGGNGVTVRITEVEAYAGTAGDPASHAHRGRTARNAVMFGPAGHAYVYFTYGMHWCVNVVTGPDGEASAVLLRAGEVVDGLDVARERRPAVRKDVDLARGPARLCAALGIDRTVYGAYLLGDGPVRLRPPLAPVPEAAVTAGPRVGVTGAHDVPWRFWIAGDPTVSAYRRHVPRTRR encoded by the coding sequence GTGACCGCCACCGACCTCTCCGCTCTCTCGGACCTGCTCGCCGGCCCCGTGGTTCCCGCCGCCCGGGGGCTGCTCGGCTGCCGGCTCGGCGGCAACGGGGTCACGGTCCGGATCACCGAGGTCGAGGCGTACGCGGGCACCGCCGGCGACCCCGCCTCGCACGCCCACCGGGGGCGGACCGCGCGCAACGCCGTGATGTTCGGCCCGGCCGGCCACGCCTACGTCTACTTCACCTACGGCATGCACTGGTGCGTGAACGTGGTGACCGGGCCGGACGGCGAGGCCTCGGCGGTGCTGCTGCGTGCCGGCGAGGTGGTCGACGGCCTCGACGTCGCCCGGGAGCGCCGGCCGGCCGTACGCAAAGATGTCGATCTCGCACGCGGGCCGGCCCGGCTCTGCGCGGCGCTCGGCATCGACCGGACCGTCTACGGCGCCTACCTGCTCGGCGACGGTCCGGTGCGCCTGCGGCCCCCGCTCGCGCCCGTGCCGGAGGCGGCGGTCACCGCCGGGCCGCGGGTCGGCGTCACCGGCGCCCACGACGTGCCGTGGCGCTTCTGGATCGCGGGCGACCCGACGGTGAGCGCGTACCGCCGGCACGTGCCCCGGACCCGACGCTGA
- a CDS encoding DNA-binding protein, which translates to MDDMVTLDNDPFTAPDAAQARAHRNYAALLRIAERHAGTDARRRRYAHPDVPDAYEAATLVMALAGGAELAEGEEPVDQADLMAALTLIPHVRAEVDALEAGLLQVARGRGLTWQAIAFGLGLGSAQAARQRYERLTVRTGTGD; encoded by the coding sequence ATGGACGACATGGTCACGCTGGACAACGACCCGTTCACCGCTCCGGATGCTGCCCAGGCGCGGGCCCACCGGAACTACGCGGCGCTGCTGCGGATCGCCGAGCGGCACGCCGGCACCGACGCCCGGCGCCGGCGCTACGCGCACCCCGACGTCCCGGACGCCTACGAGGCGGCGACGCTGGTGATGGCCCTCGCGGGCGGGGCGGAACTGGCGGAGGGCGAGGAGCCGGTCGACCAGGCCGATCTGATGGCCGCGCTGACCCTGATCCCGCACGTGCGCGCCGAGGTCGACGCGCTGGAGGCCGGCCTGCTCCAGGTGGCTCGCGGTCGGGGGCTGACCTGGCAGGCCATCGCCTTCGGGCTGGGGCTGGGCAGCGCCCAGGCGGCCCGGCAGCGCTACGAGCGGCTCACCGTGCGCACCGGCACCGGCGACTGA
- a CDS encoding MmcQ/YjbR family DNA-binding protein — protein sequence MTREEMLAYCLAKPGAWLDRPWEGDEVVKVGSRIFAFLGAPEGEGRVGVKCGPSREVADEWLHRFPDDARSSPYIGRSGWNTLRLGGGIPDDELIEAVDGSYDAVVAKLPKRERPTV from the coding sequence ATGACGCGCGAGGAGATGCTGGCCTACTGCCTGGCCAAGCCGGGCGCCTGGCTGGACCGGCCGTGGGAGGGCGACGAGGTGGTGAAGGTGGGCAGCCGGATCTTCGCCTTCCTGGGCGCCCCCGAGGGCGAGGGCCGGGTCGGGGTCAAGTGCGGCCCGTCCCGCGAGGTGGCCGACGAGTGGCTGCACCGGTTCCCCGACGACGCCCGCTCCTCCCCCTACATCGGCCGCTCCGGCTGGAACACGCTGCGGCTCGGGGGCGGCATCCCGGATGACGAGCTGATCGAGGCCGTCGACGGGTCGTACGACGCGGTGGTGGCGAAGCTGCCCAAGCGCGAGCGGCCGACGGTCTGA